One region of Coraliomargarita parva genomic DNA includes:
- a CDS encoding methyltransferase domain-containing protein produces MTALSSLPENPDRPKDPAFDRKAESYETHAFVQKDAASWLAEWLPATTCHARCLELGAGTGLFSRHLKDRFTKVEISDLAGEMIDLCKQRMPDFDYSQRDAWNAQADSGTWDFVVSSSLLQWSRNPVDCLQHWKALLKPGGRILSGFFVDPTLPEMTAILDGKNPIDWRSPGQWERYAKKAGLDVQRLESQTHRYHYESALHFWKSLHGTGATVSQRMTPSQMMRLLRDYEAKYRNESGVYATWTFCRMELSL; encoded by the coding sequence ATGACAGCCCTGTCTTCACTGCCTGAAAACCCAGACCGCCCGAAAGATCCGGCTTTCGACCGGAAAGCGGAAAGCTACGAGACCCACGCCTTTGTTCAAAAAGATGCGGCCAGCTGGCTGGCCGAGTGGCTCCCGGCCACCACCTGCCACGCAAGATGCCTGGAACTCGGCGCCGGGACCGGTCTCTTCTCCCGTCACCTGAAAGACCGCTTCACGAAGGTCGAAATCAGTGACCTCGCCGGCGAAATGATCGATCTGTGCAAACAACGAATGCCGGATTTCGACTACAGCCAGCGTGATGCCTGGAACGCCCAAGCGGATTCCGGTACTTGGGACTTTGTGGTTTCGTCCAGCTTGCTCCAATGGTCCCGCAATCCGGTAGACTGCCTTCAGCACTGGAAAGCCCTGCTGAAGCCCGGGGGACGGATTCTCAGCGGCTTTTTTGTCGACCCGACGCTGCCGGAAATGACGGCGATCCTCGACGGAAAGAATCCGATCGACTGGCGCAGCCCCGGACAATGGGAGCGCTATGCGAAAAAAGCGGGGTTGGATGTCCAACGTCTGGAATCGCAGACGCACCGTTATCACTACGAAAGCGCCCTGCACTTCTGGAAATCCCTGCACGGCACAGGCGCCACCGTATCCCAGCGCATGACCCCAAGCCAGATGATGCGCCTGCTGCGCGACTATGAAGCGAAGTACCGGAACGAATCCGGGGTCTATGCCACCTGGACCTTCTGCCGGATGGAACTCAGCCTCTGA
- a CDS encoding aminotransferase class I/II-fold pyridoxal phosphate-dependent enzyme yields MKTYFVTANDTDVGKTYVMGLLARHFSALGQKVQIVKALECGASGDAERARQRAGAGSLTTHTLMQYPQPLAPLASGNAVDGLCRLETLVSRLAQLPPSDVRLIEGAGGLAVPIDPEGLDWRDFIDSIEPEGTIVVIDQRLGAINQGRLLEAYLGKRPHAFVLNERQPADKAVSDSNLEAYHSLNMDILATVRPNGSGFDRFNPPLLPAQTPVAQNIAPEQELSHRRQRGTLRRLRVSEEDRSILNLADNDYLGLRHHPDVIDAAVQACRKYGTSASASPLVTGYTAAHASLESAVSEWYGQRPCLIWNSGYAANQSVLKCLVQKDDLILADRLIHNSLIHGILQSGARLIRFPHNNLDCLESLLHHHAGRKIHVVTESLYSMDGDSPDLQRIARLKAKYGFNWYLDEAHAIGWFGESGSGLAEAHGVSSRVDVLTGTLGKALAASGAYTVFSEDWMRDYCINMAGEFIYSTYLPPSSVCAAEAAIRIVRASGSSRRQWQAKAYRCRERLRLQGWEVWGTDAPILPVICDEVDRVTELSGELLQAGIRVAAIRPPTVPAGTARLRLSLKSTLDTPDYDKILSCFERSVLSRA; encoded by the coding sequence ATGAAAACCTATTTTGTCACCGCGAATGACACCGACGTGGGCAAGACTTACGTCATGGGCCTGCTGGCCCGACACTTTTCAGCACTCGGCCAAAAGGTGCAAATCGTCAAAGCCCTGGAGTGCGGAGCCTCCGGTGATGCCGAGCGCGCCCGACAAAGGGCCGGAGCTGGATCCCTGACAACGCATACCCTGATGCAATACCCGCAGCCGCTCGCGCCGCTCGCCTCGGGCAACGCCGTCGATGGTTTGTGCCGCTTGGAAACACTCGTTTCCCGGCTGGCCCAACTACCCCCCAGCGATGTGCGCTTGATCGAGGGCGCGGGCGGCCTAGCGGTACCGATCGACCCGGAGGGCCTCGACTGGAGAGACTTCATCGACAGCATCGAACCGGAGGGTACCATCGTGGTGATCGACCAGCGACTGGGGGCGATCAATCAGGGGCGGCTGTTGGAGGCCTATCTGGGAAAGCGGCCACATGCCTTTGTCCTGAATGAGCGACAGCCCGCCGACAAAGCCGTATCCGATTCGAACCTGGAGGCTTATCACTCCCTCAACATGGACATCCTAGCGACCGTACGCCCCAACGGCAGTGGTTTTGACCGCTTTAATCCCCCATTGCTCCCGGCCCAAACACCTGTCGCACAGAACATTGCCCCGGAACAGGAACTCAGTCATCGCCGGCAGAGGGGTACCTTACGCCGGCTCAGGGTCTCGGAAGAGGACCGCTCGATTCTAAACCTCGCCGACAATGACTATCTGGGACTGCGCCATCATCCGGATGTCATTGACGCTGCGGTGCAAGCCTGCAGGAAGTATGGGACCTCGGCCTCGGCCTCCCCGCTCGTGACCGGCTACACGGCCGCACACGCCAGTCTGGAATCCGCCGTCAGCGAGTGGTACGGCCAACGCCCCTGCCTGATCTGGAACAGCGGTTATGCCGCCAATCAGTCGGTTCTAAAATGCCTGGTCCAGAAAGACGACCTGATCCTAGCGGATCGCCTGATACACAATAGCTTGATTCATGGCATCCTGCAAAGCGGCGCGCGCCTGATCCGCTTCCCCCACAACAACTTGGACTGCCTGGAGTCCCTGCTCCACCATCATGCCGGCCGGAAGATTCATGTCGTCACGGAAAGCCTTTATTCGATGGACGGCGACTCCCCCGATCTACAACGAATCGCGCGGCTGAAGGCCAAATACGGCTTTAACTGGTATCTTGACGAAGCCCATGCCATCGGTTGGTTCGGCGAGAGCGGTAGTGGTCTAGCCGAAGCACACGGGGTCTCGTCCCGTGTGGATGTCTTGACCGGCACCTTGGGTAAGGCACTGGCCGCCTCCGGAGCCTACACCGTCTTTTCCGAAGACTGGATGCGGGATTACTGCATCAACATGGCCGGTGAATTTATTTATTCAACCTACCTCCCTCCGTCATCCGTCTGCGCAGCAGAGGCGGCGATCCGCATCGTTCGCGCGTCAGGCAGTTCACGACGTCAATGGCAGGCAAAGGCCTACCGCTGTCGCGAGCGCCTGCGCTTGCAGGGCTGGGAGGTATGGGGAACCGATGCGCCCATCCTGCCGGTCATTTGCGATGAGGTGGACCGGGTCACTGAACTCTCCGGCGAATTGCTTCAGGCGGGTATTCGCGTTGCCGCGATCCGGCCCCCGACAGTCCCGGCCGGTACCGCCCGTCTTCGGCTATCGCTGAAATCGACACTGGATACCCCCGACTACGACAAGATCCTTAGCTGCTTTGAAAGGAGCGTCCTCTCCCGTGCCTGA
- the bioB gene encoding biotin synthase BioB, with protein MSTTVEAARALYELPLTTLIFRAQQAHHAFQDPAGVQLSMLQSIKTGACSEDCKYCAQSSRYTTFVDREPLMDPAEVRVAAIKAKASGASRFCMGAAWRGVSSERQFSSVLESVRIVDQLGLEVCCTLGLLTEDHAQRLKEAGMTVYNHNLDTSREYYSEVITTRSYDDRLATLSNVRKAGLEVCSGGIIGMGESCEDRLKLLVELANLSPQPESVPINALVAVEGTPMCDQKPVDSIEFVRLIAVARILMPRSTVRLSAGRSSMSGETQALCFLAGANSIFIGNKLLTTANPEASDDERMLARFGLHPLDPDVAREKQGRKPVRKVEIPADATAG; from the coding sequence ATGAGCACCACAGTCGAAGCCGCCCGCGCGCTCTACGAGCTGCCGCTGACCACCTTGATTTTCCGCGCCCAGCAGGCGCACCATGCGTTTCAGGACCCAGCAGGCGTGCAGCTCTCCATGCTGCAGTCGATCAAGACAGGGGCCTGCTCGGAAGACTGCAAATATTGCGCACAGTCCTCCCGCTACACCACTTTTGTGGACCGAGAACCGCTGATGGACCCGGCCGAAGTCCGGGTGGCGGCAATCAAGGCGAAGGCTTCCGGTGCTTCCCGTTTCTGCATGGGTGCTGCCTGGCGTGGTGTCTCCAGCGAACGCCAGTTCAGCTCCGTTCTGGAATCGGTGCGAATCGTGGATCAGCTCGGCTTGGAAGTCTGCTGCACCTTGGGGCTCCTGACCGAAGACCATGCCCAGCGCTTAAAAGAGGCGGGCATGACGGTCTACAATCACAATCTCGACACCTCCCGCGAGTACTACAGCGAAGTCATCACCACCCGTTCCTATGACGACCGCTTGGCAACCCTATCCAATGTCCGCAAGGCAGGTCTCGAAGTCTGCTCCGGTGGCATCATCGGGATGGGCGAATCCTGTGAGGACCGCTTGAAACTGCTGGTGGAGCTGGCGAATCTTTCCCCCCAACCGGAATCCGTTCCGATCAACGCATTGGTTGCGGTCGAAGGCACACCGATGTGCGACCAGAAACCGGTCGACTCGATCGAGTTCGTCCGTCTCATCGCCGTGGCCCGCATTCTCATGCCGCGCAGCACGGTCCGGCTGTCCGCAGGACGTAGTTCCATGAGCGGGGAAACACAGGCGCTTTGTTTCCTCGCCGGTGCCAACAGTATCTTCATTGGCAACAAGCTCCTGACCACCGCGAACCCGGAGGCTTCGGACGACGAGCGGATGCTCGCCCGTTTCGGGCTGCACCCGCTGGATCCGGATGTTGCCCGTGAGAAGCAGGGCCGTAAGCCGGTCCGCAAGGTAGAAATTCCGGCGGATGCCACTGCCGGCTAA
- the bioA gene encoding adenosylmethionine--8-amino-7-oxononanoate transaminase yields the protein MADTPKLDRWDREHAWHPFSQMQEYCSWPQLHVERGRGCWLWDTDGNRYLDTNASVWTNTFGHNDPDLNAAVTAQLEKVAHSTYLGLSHPAAAEFGRKLCNEAPGNLNRVFFSDNGSNAIEIALKLSYQYWQLQGQPQRKRVIGMQGGYHGDTIGTMAAGQSGRFHERFSAWFLDSWHFPAPHCHELNGEVREADANTSLSALEAYLTTEAHNVACLVIEPFVQGAAGMLQQPPGFLKEVERLCRRFGIHLILDEVFVAFGRLGSLFACTQESVEPDFLCLAKGISAGYVPLAATLIQDSIYEACLGKWTDDRTFFHGHTFTANPIGCAVALKNLEKLKDLVSSGQLAETIEYFGQALAHNFDKHPYVRTIRQRGLTAAVELYAGEGKETWSIEARMGWQVCLAARKHELILRPLGDSLLIVPPLVISEEEIDFMCDRILRTLDEVLGEPPRAIPCKFCGSPTLNQVAGEAVCDPCYVERGACCAD from the coding sequence ATGGCCGATACACCGAAGCTGGACCGATGGGACCGGGAACATGCCTGGCACCCTTTTAGCCAGATGCAGGAATACTGCAGCTGGCCGCAGTTGCATGTCGAGCGCGGCCGGGGCTGCTGGCTCTGGGACACGGATGGCAATCGCTATCTGGACACGAATGCCTCGGTCTGGACCAACACCTTCGGACACAACGACCCCGACTTGAACGCAGCAGTGACGGCCCAGTTGGAAAAGGTCGCCCACAGCACCTACCTCGGTCTGAGCCATCCGGCCGCGGCCGAGTTCGGACGGAAGCTCTGCAATGAAGCCCCCGGCAACTTGAACCGGGTGTTTTTCTCCGACAACGGCTCCAACGCCATCGAGATTGCGCTGAAACTCTCCTACCAGTACTGGCAGCTACAGGGACAGCCCCAGCGCAAGCGGGTCATCGGCATGCAAGGCGGCTACCACGGAGACACCATCGGGACCATGGCCGCCGGACAGTCCGGGCGCTTCCACGAACGCTTCAGCGCCTGGTTTCTGGACAGTTGGCACTTTCCCGCACCGCATTGCCATGAGTTGAACGGCGAAGTTCGGGAAGCGGATGCCAACACCAGCCTGAGCGCACTGGAAGCCTATCTCACCACAGAGGCGCATAACGTCGCCTGTCTGGTCATCGAGCCCTTTGTCCAGGGTGCGGCCGGGATGCTCCAGCAACCTCCGGGCTTCCTCAAGGAAGTCGAGCGCCTCTGCCGCCGCTTCGGCATTCATCTCATCCTCGACGAGGTCTTTGTCGCCTTCGGTCGTCTCGGAAGCCTGTTCGCCTGTACACAGGAAAGCGTCGAACCCGACTTCCTCTGTCTGGCCAAAGGCATCAGCGCTGGCTATGTCCCGCTGGCCGCCACATTGATACAGGACAGTATTTACGAAGCATGCCTCGGCAAATGGACTGACGACCGGACATTCTTCCACGGGCACACTTTTACCGCCAATCCCATTGGCTGCGCCGTCGCACTGAAAAATCTGGAAAAGCTGAAAGACCTCGTCTCCTCCGGACAACTCGCCGAAACAATCGAATACTTCGGTCAAGCGCTCGCCCACAACTTCGACAAACATCCCTACGTTCGCACCATACGGCAACGTGGCCTCACTGCAGCGGTGGAGCTCTATGCCGGCGAAGGAAAAGAGACTTGGTCCATCGAAGCACGCATGGGCTGGCAAGTGTGTCTAGCGGCCCGTAAGCATGAGCTTATCCTTCGTCCTCTCGGCGACAGCCTCCTCATCGTTCCGCCTCTGGTCATCTCCGAGGAGGAAATCGACTTCATGTGCGACCGCATTCTCCGTACACTCGATGAAGTGCTGGGAGAACCGCCTCGAGCCATTCCATGTAAATTCTGCGGCAGCCCCACCCTGAATCAAGTCGCAGGTGAAGCGGTCTGCGACCCGTGCTATGTCGAACGCGGCGCCTGCTGCGCCGACTAG
- the fabD gene encoding ACP S-malonyltransferase yields MAKGLLFSGQGAQTVGMGRSLYESSDIAKALYDEANEVLGWDLKGICFDGPDEALTETKVCQPALYVQGFAIYSILKERGLLDDLTAACGLSLGELTALAAAGVYDFSTGLKLVAERGRLMQLACDATKGGMAAVIGGTPEDVQAFCEAFDIEIANLNCPGQIVISGENTKVLEAVANSKERGFKLVKPLNVAGAYHSRLMVSARDAFAEYIKDFDFKTPEIAVYTNVTGGRVSAPDEIKDCLVKQVVSSVRFEDCLRNAASENSLADFYECGPGKVLAGFAKRTDKSLNVTSMSEFDEIPA; encoded by the coding sequence ATGGCTAAAGGACTTCTTTTTTCCGGACAAGGTGCACAAACCGTCGGTATGGGACGCTCGCTCTACGAGTCGTCGGATATCGCCAAAGCGCTCTATGATGAGGCCAATGAGGTCCTCGGTTGGGATCTCAAGGGCATCTGCTTCGATGGGCCGGATGAGGCTTTGACCGAGACCAAGGTCTGTCAACCGGCACTGTATGTGCAAGGCTTCGCCATCTACAGCATTCTCAAGGAGCGTGGCCTGCTGGATGACTTGACCGCCGCCTGCGGCTTGAGCCTCGGTGAGCTGACCGCTCTGGCGGCTGCCGGCGTCTATGACTTTTCCACCGGGCTCAAGCTCGTTGCCGAACGGGGGCGCCTGATGCAATTGGCCTGCGACGCCACCAAGGGCGGGATGGCTGCCGTCATCGGAGGCACGCCGGAGGATGTGCAGGCCTTCTGTGAAGCTTTCGATATCGAGATCGCCAACCTGAACTGCCCGGGACAGATCGTCATTTCCGGCGAGAACACGAAGGTGCTCGAAGCCGTGGCCAACTCCAAGGAACGCGGATTCAAGCTGGTCAAGCCTTTGAACGTGGCTGGCGCATACCACAGCCGCCTGATGGTCTCCGCCCGTGATGCTTTTGCCGAGTACATCAAGGACTTCGATTTCAAGACTCCGGAAATTGCGGTTTACACGAACGTGACCGGCGGCCGCGTCTCCGCCCCCGATGAGATCAAGGATTGCCTGGTCAAGCAGGTCGTCTCCTCGGTTCGCTTTGAGGATTGCCTGCGCAACGCGGCTTCTGAAAACAGCCTCGCTGATTTCTACGAGTGCGGTCCGGGCAAGGTGCTGGCAGGTTTTGCCAAGCGCACCGACAAGTCACTGAACGTGACCTCGATGTCCGAGTTCGACGAAATCCCCGCCTAA
- a CDS encoding isochorismatase family protein, with product MSDPINHLGLLVIDLQDVFLKAMPERERIVRRASFAIEAAQLLGCSVAATEQLPEKLGPTSEAITTLWPSHTPVFGKSAFSALEAEGIDRWIESNQIDHLLLLGIETPICVYQTAVQALGEEIGVTLLSDGIGERRLEDRAPVLQQLLAMEAHVLPSETVFYSLLGSAGHPKFKDYTQLVKRYNG from the coding sequence GTGTCCGATCCAATCAACCATTTAGGCCTGCTTGTTATCGACTTGCAGGATGTTTTCCTGAAAGCCATGCCCGAGCGCGAGCGCATCGTCAGGCGTGCCAGTTTTGCCATCGAGGCCGCTCAACTGCTGGGTTGCAGTGTGGCGGCCACCGAACAATTGCCCGAAAAGCTCGGCCCGACTTCGGAAGCGATCACCACACTCTGGCCCAGCCATACGCCGGTCTTCGGTAAAAGCGCATTCTCTGCGCTCGAAGCGGAAGGCATTGACCGCTGGATCGAAAGCAATCAAATCGACCACCTGCTACTCCTCGGCATCGAAACCCCGATCTGTGTGTACCAAACTGCGGTACAGGCCTTGGGCGAAGAAATCGGGGTCACCCTGCTCTCCGACGGGATCGGCGAACGCCGTCTGGAAGACCGCGCCCCCGTACTGCAGCAGCTACTCGCCATGGAAGCACATGTCCTGCCCTCCGAGACAGTCTTCTACAGTCTGCTCGGTAGCGCCGGACACCCCAAGTTCAAGGACTATACCCAACTGGTGAAGCGCTACAACGGTTAG
- a CDS encoding metallophosphoesterase, giving the protein MSRTIAIGDVHGCAQEFEELLEALELQPDDRVIQVGDLVNRGPDSAGVIELARMYQVESILGNHELRLLTARRKNRPKILKDYDQETIRQLSKSDWEYLELLPKLKYCSLLQTVFVHGGFLPSQPWASQPVEITTRIQVIDKNGKAAKRSDAPDAPPWADSWKGPPFVVYGHTPRPNVLEHRDSIGIDTGCVYGGHLTAYIVNDKSLVQVRARKTYAHSKRLPDPV; this is encoded by the coding sequence ATGAGTCGAACAATCGCAATTGGTGACGTACATGGTTGTGCCCAAGAATTTGAAGAACTACTGGAAGCACTTGAACTGCAACCGGATGACCGCGTCATTCAAGTGGGCGACCTGGTCAACCGCGGCCCCGACAGCGCCGGTGTCATCGAGCTCGCCCGCATGTACCAGGTTGAGTCCATTCTGGGGAACCACGAACTACGCCTGCTCACTGCACGCAGGAAAAATCGGCCGAAAATCCTCAAGGACTACGATCAGGAAACCATCCGCCAACTCAGCAAATCGGACTGGGAATACCTCGAACTGCTCCCGAAGCTGAAATATTGCAGCCTGCTTCAAACCGTCTTTGTACACGGTGGCTTCCTGCCCAGCCAACCCTGGGCAAGCCAACCGGTGGAGATCACCACCAGGATCCAGGTCATCGACAAGAACGGGAAAGCCGCCAAACGCTCGGATGCACCCGATGCACCGCCCTGGGCAGACAGCTGGAAAGGCCCGCCCTTCGTCGTCTATGGCCATACGCCGCGGCCGAATGTTCTGGAGCACAGGGATTCCATCGGCATCGACACAGGCTGCGTCTACGGTGGCCACCTGACCGCCTATATTGTGAATGACAAATCACTGGTACAAGTCCGTGCCCGGAAGACCTATGCCCACAGCAAACGCCTTCCCGACCCGGTGTAA
- a CDS encoding M23 family metallopeptidase: MRSFLTSSLLLAISCGMLNAAGLTWPTPNPAFQQGLPIDTYVQPTVSGRPESGLFGCVRNDGARFHEGIDLKPLKRDSRGEPTDAVYAILPGRIAYVNKVAGRSSYGRYIVIVHDGERPAFHSLYAHLASVASGIDAGARVDAGTVLGVMGRSASYSIPKNRAHVHLELGLRLTDHFQQWYDRQKFGSLNYFGYWNGMNLVGVDPLDFYQLVRLGKVRNFAEYLKQQPAAARIRVYASAVPDFVRIYPDLLSRDYAGQQLVAWDIAFTQYGVPKEWTPRFASESLDGRAGDVRLLAYNKDMLEQQSCRRVVDLRGGGDPQLSKGTIKTLQKLFGFR; encoded by the coding sequence GTGCGTTCATTCCTGACCAGCTCCCTCTTGTTGGCCATCTCTTGCGGCATGCTGAACGCTGCCGGGCTCACATGGCCGACCCCGAACCCTGCCTTCCAGCAGGGGCTACCGATCGATACATATGTGCAGCCCACGGTTTCCGGACGTCCGGAGTCCGGTCTATTCGGTTGTGTCCGTAACGACGGCGCCCGGTTTCATGAAGGGATCGACCTGAAGCCATTGAAACGTGACTCCCGTGGCGAACCCACGGATGCCGTCTATGCCATTCTTCCCGGACGTATTGCCTACGTCAACAAGGTGGCCGGGCGCAGCAGTTATGGGCGCTACATCGTGATTGTACATGACGGGGAGCGACCGGCCTTCCATTCCCTGTATGCGCACCTGGCTTCAGTGGCTTCGGGGATTGACGCAGGAGCACGGGTCGATGCCGGGACGGTTCTGGGGGTGATGGGACGTTCCGCGAGCTATTCGATCCCCAAAAACCGGGCGCATGTTCATCTCGAACTCGGCCTGCGCCTGACAGACCATTTCCAGCAGTGGTACGATCGCCAGAAGTTCGGCAGTCTGAATTACTTCGGCTACTGGAATGGTATGAATCTCGTCGGGGTGGACCCCCTTGATTTTTACCAGCTGGTCCGGCTGGGAAAAGTCCGGAATTTTGCGGAATATCTGAAGCAACAGCCGGCGGCTGCACGCATACGGGTTTATGCCTCAGCGGTTCCTGATTTTGTCCGCATTTATCCGGACTTGCTGAGCCGGGACTATGCCGGGCAGCAGCTGGTGGCCTGGGACATTGCATTCACCCAGTATGGTGTCCCGAAAGAGTGGACGCCGCGCTTTGCCAGTGAGTCGCTGGATGGACGCGCCGGGGATGTTCGGCTGCTTGCCTACAACAAGGACATGCTGGAACAGCAAAGCTGTCGCAGGGTTGTGGATCTTCGCGGTGGCGGCGACCCGCAACTCAGCAAAGGCACGATCAAAACCCTGCAAAAGCTGTTCGGCTTCCGTTGA
- the deoC gene encoding deoxyribose-phosphate aldolase has product MTHSEFARYLDATNLKLDASDSEICSLCDEAAEAGYASVCVYPTSVSICSSILYPTPVNVCTVIGFPHGRSSFEAKREEIVRASDHGANEVDIVMNYAALRAGEKSLVTEEIAKLTETARSLKLLTKIIVETCYLNEAQKEQALNACELGAADFIKTSTGFGAGGATVDDIRLFRDKRTGPIKIKASGGIRTLEDALAMIDAGAERLGVSAASSLMAAMQGMEVAPADSSY; this is encoded by the coding sequence ATGACACATTCCGAATTCGCCCGTTATCTGGATGCCACCAACCTCAAACTGGATGCCAGCGACTCTGAGATCTGCTCGCTTTGTGATGAAGCTGCAGAAGCCGGATACGCATCTGTCTGCGTGTACCCCACTAGCGTCTCCATCTGCTCGTCCATTCTCTACCCGACGCCCGTGAATGTCTGCACCGTGATCGGGTTTCCTCACGGCCGCTCTTCGTTCGAAGCGAAACGTGAAGAAATCGTCCGGGCCAGTGACCACGGGGCCAACGAAGTCGACATTGTCATGAATTACGCGGCCCTGCGTGCCGGGGAAAAGAGCCTGGTCACGGAAGAAATTGCCAAGCTGACGGAAACCGCCCGTTCCCTGAAGCTCCTGACCAAGATCATCGTGGAAACCTGCTACCTGAACGAAGCCCAGAAGGAACAGGCTCTGAATGCCTGTGAACTGGGCGCAGCTGATTTCATCAAGACCTCAACCGGTTTCGGCGCGGGCGGGGCGACCGTGGATGATATCCGCCTGTTCAGAGACAAGCGTACCGGCCCAATCAAGATCAAGGCCAGTGGCGGAATCCGCACACTTGAGGATGCCCTGGCCATGATTGATGCCGGGGCTGAGCGTCTCGGAGTATCCGCCGCCTCAAGCCTCATGGCCGCCATGCAGGGCATGGAAGTCGCCCCCGCCGATTCCAGCTATTAG
- a CDS encoding thymidine phosphorylase: MVLPQEIIALKRDGQALKRAQIEAFVQGVVDGSFKDYQAAALLMAILLNGMDAEETACLTESMMRSGRVLQLHEIDRPKVDKHSTGGVGDKVSLILAPLAAACGLCVPMMSGRGLGHTGGTLDKLESIDGFNVYLSEAEFRAQLQTLHTAMIGQSSEMVPADRILYGLRDVTATVESIPLICSSILSKKMAEGIDALVLDVKCGRGAFMKTEADARELAGSLVRICEAMGRRASALISRMDAPLGFAVGNALEVIEAIECLKGRGPADLMEITYALTARMLELGGIVSEEGQARELMADALDSGSALEFFRGMVEAQGGDALVIDDYSRLPRAAELAEYRSESDGYVAGVDARLVGEAVCLLGAGRQASDDTIDPSAGIVLKKKPGDSVSRDECLCCIYYNDTARYEEALQRLEGAFAISTEPVEAPALIIDSL; the protein is encoded by the coding sequence ATGGTTCTGCCTCAAGAGATCATTGCCCTGAAGCGAGATGGCCAGGCCCTGAAGCGGGCGCAGATCGAGGCCTTTGTCCAGGGAGTGGTGGACGGGTCCTTCAAGGACTATCAAGCGGCGGCTCTGCTTATGGCGATCCTACTGAATGGCATGGATGCGGAGGAGACGGCTTGTTTGACCGAGTCGATGATGCGTTCCGGCCGGGTGCTGCAGCTGCATGAGATCGACCGTCCCAAGGTGGATAAGCATTCTACCGGCGGGGTGGGTGACAAGGTCTCGCTCATCCTTGCGCCACTGGCTGCAGCCTGTGGACTTTGTGTGCCGATGATGAGCGGGCGTGGGTTGGGGCATACCGGCGGCACGCTCGACAAGCTGGAGTCGATTGACGGCTTCAATGTCTACCTGAGTGAAGCTGAATTCCGGGCACAGCTACAAACGCTTCACACGGCCATGATCGGTCAGTCTTCTGAGATGGTGCCGGCAGACCGCATTCTCTACGGCCTGCGTGACGTCACTGCCACGGTGGAGAGCATTCCCCTGATCTGTTCCAGTATCCTGAGCAAGAAGATGGCCGAGGGGATTGATGCGCTTGTTCTGGACGTGAAATGCGGGCGTGGAGCTTTCATGAAGACTGAGGCGGATGCACGGGAGCTAGCCGGTTCGCTGGTACGAATCTGCGAAGCGATGGGACGGCGGGCTTCGGCTCTTATTTCCCGCATGGATGCGCCGCTAGGCTTTGCGGTTGGTAATGCGCTTGAAGTGATTGAAGCGATCGAATGCCTGAAAGGACGCGGGCCGGCAGACTTGATGGAGATCACCTATGCTCTGACCGCGCGCATGCTGGAGCTAGGTGGTATCGTGTCGGAAGAGGGACAGGCCCGAGAGCTAATGGCGGATGCACTCGACTCGGGTTCGGCGCTTGAGTTCTTTCGAGGGATGGTTGAAGCCCAGGGAGGAGATGCGTTGGTGATCGACGACTACAGCCGTTTACCTCGTGCCGCTGAGCTTGCGGAATACCGTTCCGAGTCAGACGGATACGTGGCCGGAGTGGACGCACGACTGGTCGGCGAGGCGGTCTGTTTGCTGGGGGCTGGCCGTCAGGCCTCGGACGATACGATTGATCCTTCCGCAGGAATCGTATTGAAGAAGAAACCGGGCGATTCGGTTTCCCGGGACGAATGCCTATGCTGTATCTATTATAATGATACGGCACGCTATGAAGAGGCCTTGCAGCGATTGGAAGGTGCATTTGCAATTTCGACGGAACCGGTGGAAGCTCCGGCACTGATTATCGACAGCCTCTAA